DNA from Oryzisolibacter sp. LB2S:
GCGGGGATGTCGCACCAGGGCGCGGCGAACAGCTCGGCGCGCAGCAGCGCGATGGTGCTGTAGGTGTAGCGCGGACGGGCATCGTCCGCGGGCAGGTTCAGCGCCAGGCCCTGGTCCGACAGGCCAAAGTCGCCGCGCGCGTTGTGCGCGGGGTTTTCCACCAGCCACAGATGGGCCAGCGCGTCGCCCTGCCTGAAGCGCCGCGCGGCCTCGGCCTCGAAGCGGAAATCAGGCGCGAACACGTCGCCCGCGGCAAGCCAGAACAAGGGCCCAAGCCGCGGCAGCGCGCGCGCGATGCCGCCGCCAGTCTCGAGCGCGCGGCCAAAGTCCCGGCCCTCGTGCGAATACAAAATCGATAGCTGCTCGCGCTGATCCTGTGCGCCTTGGAGGCCAAAACCGCTTGAAAACCGCGCCTCGATCTGCTCGCCCAGCCAGGCGGTGTTGATCACCACGCGGTCGACGCCGGCCTGGGCCAGCGCGCGCAAATGCCATTCGAGCAGCGGCCGGCCCTGCACGCTCAGCAGGGGCTTGGGCATGTGGTCGGTCAGGGGGCGCATGCGCTCGCCGCGGCCGGCGGCCAGCAGCAATGCGGGGGGCTGTGTGTGCATGGCCGCGACTGTAGTGCATTGCCCCTGCGCCGGCCGCGCCATGGCCTCCTGCGGTGGCACGCCGGTAAAATAGCAGGCTTTGCCCCCACCCCTTCTCCAGTGGAGCCGCCCTTACATGGCCAATGCACAACAAATGGCGAATGCGATACGCGCACTCGCAATGGATGCCGTTCAACAAGCCAACTCCGGCCACCCCGGCGCCCCCATGGGCATGGCCGACATGGCCGTGGCGCTCTGGGGTCAGCACCTCAAGCACAACCCCGCCAACCCGCAGTGGATGGACCGCGACCGCTTCGTGCTCTCCAACGGCCATGCCTCCATGCTGCTGTACGCAGTCCTGCACCTGACGGGCTATGACCTGCCGATCGAGGAGCTGAAGAACTTCCGCCAGCTGCACAGCAAGACCGCCGGCCACCCCGAGCATGGCATCACCCCGGGCGTGGAGACCACCACCGGCCCGCTGGGCCAGGGCATCACCAACGCCGTGGGCTTTGCGCTGGCCGAGAAGCTGCTGGCCAAGGAATTCAACCGCGATGGCCACCAGGTCGTGGACCACCACACCTATGTGTTCCTCGGCGACGGCTGCCTGATGGAGGGCATCAGCCACGAGGCCATCGCGCTCGCCGGCGCGTGGAAGCTGAACAAGCTGATCGCGCTGTACGACGACAACGGCATCAGCATCGACGGCCAGGTCGCACCCTGGTTCATCGACGACACGCCGGCGCGCCTGCGCGCCTGCGGCTGGAACGTGATCGGCCCCGTGGACGGCCATGACGCGGGCGCCGTGGCCGACGCCATCCGCTTGGCCAAGGACAGCCAGGACAAGCCCAGCTTCATCGTCTGCAAGACCGCCATCGGCCAGGGTTCGCCCAACCGCGCGGGCACCTCCAAGGCCCATGGCGAGCCGCTGGGCGCCGACGAGATCACGCTCACGCGCAACGCCATCGGCTGGAGCCACGCGCCGTTCGAGATCCCGGCCGACATCTACGCCGACTGGAGCGCCCGCGACGCCGGCGCCCAGGCGGAAAGCCAGTGGCGCGAGCGCTTTGACGCCTATGCCGCCGCCTACCCCGAGCTGGCCGCCGAGCTCACGCGCCGCATGGCCGGCGACCTGCCCAAGCATTTCGCCCAGACCGCTGTGGACGCCGTGGTCGCGGCCCACGCCGCGGGCCAGACCGTGGCCAGCCGCAAGGCCAGCCAGATCGCGCTCGAGGCCTTCACCGCAGCCCTGCCCGAGCTGCTCGGCGGCAGCGCCGACCTGACCGGCTCCAACCTCACCAACACCAAGAGCACGCCCGCGCTGCGCTTTGACGAGGCCGGCGAGGTCGTGCAGGCCGAGGTCACGCTGGGCGAGCAGACCGTGAAGGTCGGCGGGCGCCACATCAACTACGGCGTGCGCGAGTTCGGCATGGCCGCCATCATGAACGGCATCGCGCTGCATGGCGGCTTCATCCCCTACGGCGGCACCTTCCTGACCTTCAGCGACTACAGCCGCAACGCCATCCGCATGGCGGCGCTCATGAAGCAGCGCGTGGTGCATGTGTTCACGCACGACAGCATCGGCCTGGGCGAGGACGGCCCCACGCACCAGTCCATCGAGCATGCGGCCAGCCTGCGCCTGATCCCCGGCCTGGACGTCTGGCGCCCGGCCGACACCACCGAGACCGCCGTCGCCTGGAGCGTGGCCCTGTCCAACCGCGACAAGCCCACGGCGCTCTTGCTGAGCCGCCAGAACCTGCCCTATGCGCCCAAGAAGGACCTGGGCGACATCTCGCGCGGCGCCTACATCCTGTCCGAGCCGGCCGACATCGGCCTGAAGAAGAAGGCCAAGGCCGTCATCATCGCCACCGGCTCCGAGGTGCAGCTGGCGCTGGCCGCGCAAAGGCTGCTGGCCGAGAAAAAAATCCCCGTGCGCGTGGTCTCCATGCCCAGCACCACCACCTTTGACCGCGAGGACGTCAAATACAAGAAGCTGGTGCTGCCTGCGGGCCTGCCGCGCATCGCGGTGGAGATGGGCGTGACCGACTTCTGGTGGAAGTACGGCTGCGCCGCCGTGGTCGGCATCGACTGCTTCGGCGAGTCGGCACCCGCGGGCGTGCTGTTCAAGCATTTCGGCTTCACCGCCGAGAACGTGGCCGACACCGTGCGTGCGGCGCTGGCGCGCAAGCACTGAACCCACCCGTTTTTCGTTTTTTCCATCCCTAGAGGCTTCACCATGACCATCAAGATTGGCATCAACGGCTTCGGCCGCATCGGCCGCAACGTGCTGCGCTCGGCGCTGCAGAACTTCTCCGACATCGAGGTCGTCGCCATCAACGACCTGCTCGAGCCTGACTACCTGGCCTACATGCTGCGCTATGACTCGGTGCATGGCCGCTTCAAGGGCGAGGTGTCGGTCGATGGCAATACCCTCATCGTCAACGGCAAGAAGATCCGCCTGACCCAGGAGCGTGACCCCGCCAACCTGAAGTGGAACGAGGTCGGCGCCGACATCGTGATCGAGTCCACCGGCCTGTTCCTGGACAAGGCCAGCGCCGAGAAGCACATCGCCGCCGGCGCCAAGAAGGTGCTGATGTCGGCCCCGTCCAAGGACGACACGCCGATGTTCGTCTTCGGCGTGAACCACAAGACCTATGACGGCCAGGCCATTATCAGCAACGCCAGCTGCACCACCAACTGCCTGGCGCCCGTGGCCAAGGTGCTGCACGACAAGTGGGGCATCAAGCGCGGCCTGATGACCACCGTGCACGCCGCCACCGCCACGCAGAAGACCGTGGACGGCCCCTCGAACAAGGACTGGCGCGGCGGCCGCGGCATCCTGGAAAACATCATCCCCAGCAGCACCGGCGCCGCCAAGGCCGTGGGCGTGGTGATCCCCTCGCTGAACAAGAAGCTCACGGGCATGAGCTTCCGCGTGCCGACCTCCGACGTGTCGGTGGTCGACCTGACCGTCGAACTCGAGAAGGAAGCCAGCTACGACGAGATCAAGGCCGAGATGAAGGCCCAGTCCCAGGGCGCCCTCAAGGGCGTGCTGGCCTACACCGAGGACAAGGTCGTGGCCACCGACTTCGTCGGCGAGACCCACACCTCGGTGTTCGACGCCGACGCCGGCATCGCCCTGGACAAGACCTTCGTCAAGGTCGTGGCCTGGTACGACAACGAGTGGGGCTACTCCAACAAGTGCCTGGAAATGGTGCGCGTGATGGCCGGCAAGTAAGCCAGCACTTCGCTCGACCGCAACAGCAGACGCGCCTTCGGGCGCGTTTTTTTGTGTCCGCCCAAGGGACTCCCTTGGCATTTATGCAACATTTATTTACATAAGTCGCATGTGTGATAAAATCCCCTCTTGACGTCAGGTCAAGGCACGCGGAGAGCCGGACCTGCGTCACGCAACAGGTTTGCCCCAACTCTCCGTTCACTCATCGGATGCCCGCCATGCGCCTGAACCTTCCCGTCTCGAACCAGGAATACCCGTTTCCGACAGGACAGACCCTGGTGTCCACCACCGACACCAAGGGCCGCATCCTGTATTGCAACCCGGCATTCATCGAGGTCAGCGGCTACACCCGCGAGGAGCTGCTGGGCCAGCCGCACAACATCGTGCGTCACCCCGACATGCCCGAGGAGGCCTACCGCGACATGTGGCAGACCATCGCCAGCGGCAAGCCCTGGTCGGCCCCGGTCAAGAACCGGCGCAAGAACGGCGACCATTACTGGGTCATGGCAAACGCCACGCCGCTCATGGAGAACGGTCGGGCCGTGGGCTATATGTCGGTGCGCACCGAGGCCACACGCGCCCAGATCGCCGCGGCCGAGGCGCTCTATGCGCGCATGCGTGACGAGAAGAAGGCTGGACGCCCCGTGCACCGCCTCTCGGAGGGCCGCGTCGTCAAGGCCGGGTGGGCCGGGCGCCTGGCCGATCTGGCCCGCATGGGGCTCAGCGCCAAGCTCGCCTGCACGCTGCTCGTCCTGCTGGCCGGCAACCAGGCCATCGCGCTGCTGCCCGCCGATGCGCCCGCATGGAACGCCCTGGCCTGGCTGCTGCGGCTGGGCCTGTTCGGCGCCGCGGGATGGCTGCTGCAGCGCCAGCTGATCAGTCCCCTCGGGCGCCTGATGACCAACGCCAACCGCCTGGCCGCGGGCGACCTGACGCAGCAGATCGCGCGCACGCGCGGCGACGAGCTCGGCGCACTGGAGCAGGCCCTCGGGCAGCTCGGCGTGAACCTGCGCTCCA
Protein-coding regions in this window:
- the gap gene encoding type I glyceraldehyde-3-phosphate dehydrogenase, with product MTIKIGINGFGRIGRNVLRSALQNFSDIEVVAINDLLEPDYLAYMLRYDSVHGRFKGEVSVDGNTLIVNGKKIRLTQERDPANLKWNEVGADIVIESTGLFLDKASAEKHIAAGAKKVLMSAPSKDDTPMFVFGVNHKTYDGQAIISNASCTTNCLAPVAKVLHDKWGIKRGLMTTVHAATATQKTVDGPSNKDWRGGRGILENIIPSSTGAAKAVGVVIPSLNKKLTGMSFRVPTSDVSVVDLTVELEKEASYDEIKAEMKAQSQGALKGVLAYTEDKVVATDFVGETHTSVFDADAGIALDKTFVKVVAWYDNEWGYSNKCLEMVRVMAGK
- the tkt gene encoding transketolase, with the protein product MANAQQMANAIRALAMDAVQQANSGHPGAPMGMADMAVALWGQHLKHNPANPQWMDRDRFVLSNGHASMLLYAVLHLTGYDLPIEELKNFRQLHSKTAGHPEHGITPGVETTTGPLGQGITNAVGFALAEKLLAKEFNRDGHQVVDHHTYVFLGDGCLMEGISHEAIALAGAWKLNKLIALYDDNGISIDGQVAPWFIDDTPARLRACGWNVIGPVDGHDAGAVADAIRLAKDSQDKPSFIVCKTAIGQGSPNRAGTSKAHGEPLGADEITLTRNAIGWSHAPFEIPADIYADWSARDAGAQAESQWRERFDAYAAAYPELAAELTRRMAGDLPKHFAQTAVDAVVAAHAAGQTVASRKASQIALEAFTAALPELLGGSADLTGSNLTNTKSTPALRFDEAGEVVQAEVTLGEQTVKVGGRHINYGVREFGMAAIMNGIALHGGFIPYGGTFLTFSDYSRNAIRMAALMKQRVVHVFTHDSIGLGEDGPTHQSIEHAASLRLIPGLDVWRPADTTETAVAWSVALSNRDKPTALLLSRQNLPYAPKKDLGDISRGAYILSEPADIGLKKKAKAVIIATGSEVQLALAAQRLLAEKKIPVRVVSMPSTTTFDREDVKYKKLVLPAGLPRIAVEMGVTDFWWKYGCAAVVGIDCFGESAPAGVLFKHFGFTAENVADTVRAALARKH
- a CDS encoding nucleotidyltransferase family protein, with product MHTQPPALLLAAGRGERMRPLTDHMPKPLLSVQGRPLLEWHLRALAQAGVDRVVINTAWLGEQIEARFSSGFGLQGAQDQREQLSILYSHEGRDFGRALETGGGIARALPRLGPLFWLAAGDVFAPDFRFEAEAARRFRQGDALAHLWLVENPAHNARGDFGLSDQGLALNLPADDARPRYTYSTIALLRAELFAAPWCDIPAGNPEGLAAPLAPLLRRAMDAGRVTAELYRGRWTDVGTPERLAALNAHAAG